Proteins from one Procambarus clarkii isolate CNS0578487 chromosome 40, FALCON_Pclarkii_2.0, whole genome shotgun sequence genomic window:
- the LOC123748900 gene encoding serine-aspartate repeat-containing protein F-like, translated as MQGPWESLPADFKNMVLEGKKNQTNLHLLRNIAQMNIEANLASDSFTYFTDGSPNCRSTKISPSPSTARDTGYDTGYYTDYDTDYDTDYDTDYDTDYDTDYDTDYDTDYDTDYDTDYDTDYDTDYDTDYDTDYDTDYDTDYDTDYDTDYDTDYDTDYDTDYYTDYDTDYDTGYYTDYDTDYDTDYDTDYDTDYDTDYDTDYDTDYDTDYDTDYDTDYDTDYDTDYDTDYDTDYDTDYDTDYDTDYDTDYDTDYDTDYDTDYDTGYDTDYDTDYYTDYDTDYDTDYDTDYDTDYDTDYDTDYDTDYDTDYDTDYDTDYDTDYDTDYDTDYDTDYDTDYDTDYDTDYDTDYDTDYDTDYDTDYDTDYDTDYDTDYDTDYDTDYDTDYYTDYDTDYNTDYYTDYYTDYDTDYDTDYDTDYDTDYDTDYDTDYDTGYDTDYDTDYYTDYDTDYDTDYDTDYDTDYDTDYDTDYDTDYDTDYDTDYDTDYDTDYDTDYDTDYDTDYDTDYDTDYDTDYDTDYDTDYDTDYDTDYDTDYDTDYDTDYDTDYDTDYDTDYYTDYDTDYNTDYYTDYYTDYYTDYYTDYYTDYYTDYDTDYDTDYYTDYVTDYDTDYDTDYDTDYDTDYDTDYYTDYDTGYDIGYDTDYDTGTLLYLLLIILIILTRGRTYIYN; from the exons ATGCAAGGCCCTTGGgaatcgctgccagcagactttaagaatatggttcttgaaggaaaaaagaaccagactaatctTCATCTGTtacgtaatattgcacagatgaatatagaagcaaacttggcatctgacagcttcacttacttcacagatggatca CCCAACTGTAGAAGCACAAAGATATCTCCCTCACCAAGCACTGCCCGGGACACTGGCTACGACACTGGCTACTACACTGACTACGACACTGACTACGACACTGACTACGACACTGACTACGACACTGACTACGACACTGATTACGACACTGACTACGACACTGACTACGACACTGATTACGACACTGATTACGACACTGACTACGACACTGACTACGACACTGACTACGACACTGATTACGACACTGACTACGACACTGACTACGACACTGACTACGACACTGACTACGACACTGACTACGACACTGACTACGACACTGACTACTACACTGACTACGACACTGACTACGACACTGGCTACTACACTGACTACGACACTGACTACGACACTGACTACGACACTGATTACGACACTGACTACGACACTGACTACGACACTGACTACGACACTGATTACGACACTGACTACGACACTGACTACGACACTGATTACGACACTGACTACGACACTGACTACGACACTGACTACGACACTGATTACGACACTGACTACGACACTGACTACGACACTGACTACGACACTGACTACGACACTGACTACGACACTGACTACGACACTGACTACGACACTGGCTACGACACTGACTACGACACTGACTACTACACTGACTACGACACTGATTACGACACTGACTACGACACTGACTACGACACTGATTACGACACTGACTACGACACTGACTACGACACTGATTACGACACTGATTACGACACTGACTACGACACTGATTACGACACTGACTACGACACTGACTACGACACTGATTACGACACTGACTACGACACTGACTACGACACTGATTACGACACTGATTACGACACTGACTACGACACTGATTACGACACTGACTACGACACTGACTACGACACTGATTACGACACTGACTACGACACTGACTACGACACTGATTACGACACTGACTACGACACTGACTACTACACTGACTACGACACTGACTACAACACTGACTACTACACTGACTACTATACTGACTACGACACTGACTACGACACTGACTACGACACTGACTACGACACTGACTACGACACTGACTACGACACTGACTACGACACTGGCTACGACACTGACTACGACACTGACTACTACACTGACTACGACACTGATTACGACACTGACTACGACACTGACTACGACACTGATTACGACACTGACTACGACACTGACTACGACACTGATTACGACACTGATTACGACACTGACTACGACACTGATTACGACACTGACTACGACACTGACTACGACACTGATTACGACACTGACTACGACACTGACTACGACACTGATTACGACACTGATTACGACACTGACTACGACACTGATTACGACACTGACTACGACACTGACTACGACACTGATTACGACACTGACTACGACACTGATTACGACACTGATTACGACACTGACTACGACACTGACTACTACACTGACTACGACACTGACTACAACACTGACTACTACACTGACTACTATACTGACTACTACACTGACTACTACACTGACTACTACACTGATTACTACACTGACTACGACACTGACTACGACACTGACTACTACACTGACTACGTCACTGACTACGACACTGACTACGACACTGACTACGACACTGACTACGACACTGACTACGACACTGACTACTACACTGACTACGACACTGGCTACGACATTGGCTACGACACTGACTACGACACTGGGACATTACtgtacttgcttttaattatactgATAATTTTGACACGTGGCAGAACATACATATATAATTAA